CCGGCAACCTCGGCCTGCAGATCGTCCGCACCCTGGCCACCGGCGAACTCGGCGGCAGCTTCGACATGGTGGCCGCGCCGGACGGCGGCACCAAGGTGGTGCTGGAGATCCCCGTCCCCTGACGGGGGCGGGGCGTCCCCCTCCCGGGGGCGGAGACAGAAACGAGGCCCTGCCGACCGGGGGGGTGGGTCGGCAGGGCCTCTCGACCCGGTCCGGCCGTCGGGGGGAGTCGGCCGGAACGGGGGCTTCTGGTGGTGGCGCGACGCCCGCCCCGTGCGTTGCACACGGTGAGCGCCACAGGCCAACGATATTGCTCTCCGTGAACAGTATCAAGTGCCTGGGCGGCTCGCGTCGTCGGCCCCGCGGATCGAGCGGGCCCGTTCGGGAAGGCTCGGCCGGCCAATCGCGGCCGAACCCTTGATCATGGGTTGATCCGTACTGCTGCCGACTGCTCCTGACGACGCGTCAGTCGGCGGGTGGTCGGGTGTATCAGGCGGTGCGGGCGCGGTTGCGGGCAGCGCGGCGCTTCATCGCGCGACGCTCGTCCTCGCTCATGCCGCCCCAGACGCCGGCGTCCTGGCCGGTTTCGAGCGCCCACTGCAGGCACTGCTCCATCACGGGACAACGGCGGCACACGGCCTTGGCTTCCTCGATCTGCAGCAGAGCAGGGCCGGTGTTCCCGATCGGGAAGAACAGCTCCGGGTCCTCTTCGCGGCAGACAGCGCGGTGGCGCCAGTCCATGGTCGTCCAACTCCTCCGGTCGACGGGCCGTGGCCCGCGACTCACTCGAATGGCTTGTGAATGTGAACGCTTTCACGAATCCCGCAACAGCAAAAGGGACCTAAGGCCCATCGGGCCCGGGCGGTCTGTGCTGAGGGGGGTTCGGCGATTCGAGGGGCTCTCCCGCGGTGTCCCGCTGCGGTGTGTCCCGATCGCCATGTAGAGGTTCGCAAACCTCGAAGCCGGATACAACCCCCTTCGGCAAGAAATTTTTGATTCTTCGGTGTCGCCTACCTCACAGGCAGTACTTCTATGGGGTGAAGGGGCTCGAACGTTCGAGAGCAAGGTGACGACCCCCTTCTGGTCACACAATCACACGCAGTGCCCGCCGTACGCCTGTGAAACTGACGCGACTCCTGTCTCCAAGGTGGTCCCCATCGACCTGAAACGGGGCCGGTTCCTCTGAAACCAAGGTGAAGTGCCGGACGTCGTGATAGGAGACGAGGTGCTTCCCGGAGGGGCCGGCCGGGCGTTCACCGCCCTCCGCCGAGGGCAGCGGACGGAGGATCTGACGGACCGTCCGAGCGGTCCGGAACGCCGTCATTCGAGTGATGCCGAAGATGTCCAGGTCGGTTTCGAATGAAGCCGAGGGAGACGGGAAGACGGGACGGGAACCCAGAAAGGTCCACGGTGAAGTGTTCGAGACTATGGCCATCACCATGCCCGGCACCGGGTCCCGGCCGTTGATCTCCAGGGAGATCGGCCCGGAACGCCGGTGTTCACGCTCGGTGACGTAGTGCCGGAGCGCCTCGACCACGTAGAGCGCGTGCGTGGATCTGCGCCCCGCCCGGCGCTGACGCTCCACCCGGCCGACCACGCCCGCGTCGAAGCCGAACCCCGCGGTGAAGGTGAACCAGCGGTCCGGCACCCCGTCGGTCAGCGCCTTGCCCAGGCCGATCGCCCGCTCCCGGCGCTCCGCCAGCGCGTCCAGCAGCGCGCCGGTCGCCTCCACCGGGTCGTTCGGCAGGCCCAGCGCGCGGGCGAACACGTTGGTCGAACCGCCCGGCACCACCGCCAGCCGCGGCACCCGCTCGCCCGGGCCGTGCGCCAGCAGGCCGTTCACCACCTCGTTGACCGTGCCGTCGCCGCCCAGGGCCACCACCAGGTCCACCGCGCCGTCCTCGACCGCCCGCTGCGCCAGGTCCCGGGCGTGGCCGCGGTACTGGGTCTGGGCGACGTCCAGCTTCAGGTCGCTGCGCAGGGCGTGGATCAGCACGTCCCGGGTCCGGCCACTGGTGGTGGTCGCCTTCGGGTTCACGACCAGGAGAGCGCGCATGGTGATCAGCCTACGACCCGCCCGACCCGGGACGACCGTTACCCTGGCCCGGTGACCGCTGAACCCGCCTCCGCCACCACCCCCGCCGCCCGGCCCGTCCCGCTGATCGTCGGCGCGGTGACCACCGCGCTGGAGGGCGCGGCCATGGCCGGCTGGGGCGTCTACAACCTGCTGTCCGGCTTCACCGGCGCGGACGCCGACTTCGGCCGCGCCGAGCTGGGCGGCGCCGTCCTGCTGCTGATGGGCCTGCTGCCGCTGCTGGCCGCCCGCGCGCTGCTGCGCGGGCAGCGCTGGGGCCGCAGCCCCGCGGTGCTCACCAACTCCATCTGCCTGCCGGTCGCGTACTACATGTGGCAGTCCGGCGGCGCGATGGCCGCCGTCGGCGCCGCGGTCGCCCTGCTCGGGCTGGCCGGCATCGTCGCCCTGCTCAACCCCCGGGTCACCGCCGTGCTCTACGGCACGCCCGGCGAGCGCTAGGCACACGCCCGGCGAGCGCTGGCCGCACGCCCCGGCCCGTCACGACCGGCAGGGCCCGTCCCCGGGTGGGGGCGGGCCCTGCGGCGTCGTACGGGGGCGTGCGGAGGCTCGGGCGGGCGCGCGGGGCCTCCGTCGGGCGCGCGGGCGCGGCGGGGCGCCCGCTGCCTACTCCTCGACCAGCAGCTTCTCGCGCAGCTGCGCCAGGGTGCGGGCCAGCAGCCGGGAGACGTGCATCTGGGAGATGCCGACCTCGGCCGCGATCTGCGACTGGGTCATGTTCCGGAAGAACCGCAGCACCAGGATCTTCTGCTCCCGGGGCGGGAGTTGGGCCAGCAGCGGCTTCAGCGACTCGCGGTACTCGACGCCCTCCAGCGCCTCGTCGGTGGCCCCCAGGGTGTCCGCGACGGCCGGCGACTCGTCGTCGCTGTCCGGCACGTCCAGCGAGAGCGTGGAGTACGCGTTGGCGGACTCCAGGCCCTCCAGCACGTCCTCCTCGGAGATGCCCAGGTGCTCGGCCAGCTCGTGCACCGTCGGCGACCGGCCGTGCCGCTGGGACAGCTCGCTGGTCGCCGTGGTCAGCGACAGCCGCAGCTCCTGGAGGCGGCGCGGCACCCGCACCGCCCAGCCCTTGTCGCGGAAGTGCCGCTTGATCTCGCCGACGATGGTGGGCGTCGCGTACGTGGAGAACTCCACCCCGCGCTCGTGGTCGAACCGGTCCACCGACTTGATCAGGCCGATGGTGGCGACCTGGGTCAGGTCGTCCAGCGGCTCGCCGCGGTTGCGGAAGCGGCGGGCCAGGTGCTCCACCAGCGGGATGTGCATCCGGACCAGCTGGTTGCGGATCTCCACCCGCTCCGCCGACCCCTCCGGCAGCTCGGACAGCCGGACGAACAGCGCCCGGGCCGCCTCGCGGTCCGGGGCGCCGCTGCGGTGCCCCTGCGCCGGGACGGTCGAGCGGACGGCCTCGGCGGCCGCCGCCGGACCACCGCCCGCCGCGGGCTCGACCGCGGGCACCGCCTCGGGCCGCTCGGGCTTCGGATCGGTCGGCTGGCTCATCCGGTGGGAGTCCTTCGGGAGGGCTTCTTCGTCAGGGGTGGCGGTGCGGGCGACGCTCGCCTGCGGCGGTACGACGGCAACTGTGCGGTCCAGATCACTCACGGCGATCACCCGTTCCGTTCCGAGAACACGTCACTACCTACGGCTGGCCCGGCGACCCGCCGCGCTTCTTGTGCAGGCTGATGGAGACCGTGTTGTCCGAGCCGACCGTCGAGTCGACCTCGCCGGCCAGCGCGGAGAGCACCGTCCAGGCGAAGGTGTCCCGCTCCGGGGCCCGGCCGTCGGTGGTC
This is a stretch of genomic DNA from Kitasatospora fiedleri. It encodes these proteins:
- a CDS encoding diacylglycerol/lipid kinase family protein; this encodes MRALLVVNPKATTTSGRTRDVLIHALRSDLKLDVAQTQYRGHARDLAQRAVEDGAVDLVVALGGDGTVNEVVNGLLAHGPGERVPRLAVVPGGSTNVFARALGLPNDPVEATGALLDALAERRERAIGLGKALTDGVPDRWFTFTAGFGFDAGVVGRVERQRRAGRRSTHALYVVEALRHYVTEREHRRSGPISLEINGRDPVPGMVMAIVSNTSPWTFLGSRPVFPSPSASFETDLDIFGITRMTAFRTARTVRQILRPLPSAEGGERPAGPSGKHLVSYHDVRHFTLVSEEPAPFQVDGDHLGDRSRVSFTGVRRALRVIV
- a CDS encoding RNA polymerase sigma factor SigF, translating into MSQPTDPKPERPEAVPAVEPAAGGGPAAAAEAVRSTVPAQGHRSGAPDREAARALFVRLSELPEGSAERVEIRNQLVRMHIPLVEHLARRFRNRGEPLDDLTQVATIGLIKSVDRFDHERGVEFSTYATPTIVGEIKRHFRDKGWAVRVPRRLQELRLSLTTATSELSQRHGRSPTVHELAEHLGISEEDVLEGLESANAYSTLSLDVPDSDDESPAVADTLGATDEALEGVEYRESLKPLLAQLPPREQKILVLRFFRNMTQSQIAAEVGISQMHVSRLLARTLAQLREKLLVEE
- a CDS encoding WhiB family transcriptional regulator codes for the protein MDWRHRAVCREEDPELFFPIGNTGPALLQIEEAKAVCRRCPVMEQCLQWALETGQDAGVWGGMSEDERRAMKRRAARNRARTA